One region of Sphingomonas kaistensis genomic DNA includes:
- a CDS encoding energy transducer TonB has protein sequence MSRTLLLGLALTIAVPFAAQAQRADLENAAVIQKLYPARALAAGEQGVVGFEVALDKAGHPTSCQVTQSSGFPRLDEETCTVITQHAVFGTNEGVGSRSSTHKGTIAWTLPSGAVASKLAAAVVQAPAKVTCRRFVKSGTIAGYERVCMTPAQWDEARLDSKANFEELQGKGWKQGM, from the coding sequence ATGAGTCGAACCCTTCTTCTTGGACTTGCGCTGACCATCGCGGTCCCCTTCGCCGCCCAGGCGCAGCGCGCCGACCTCGAGAACGCGGCGGTGATCCAGAAGCTCTACCCGGCACGCGCACTTGCCGCCGGCGAGCAAGGCGTGGTGGGTTTCGAAGTCGCGCTCGATAAGGCGGGCCATCCAACCTCCTGCCAGGTGACCCAGTCCAGCGGCTTCCCGCGGCTCGACGAGGAAACCTGCACCGTCATCACGCAGCATGCGGTGTTCGGCACCAACGAGGGCGTCGGATCGCGCTCCAGCACGCACAAGGGCACGATCGCCTGGACCCTGCCGTCCGGCGCCGTCGCCTCCAAGCTCGCTGCGGCCGTCGTCCAGGCGCCCGCCAAGGTCACCTGCCGGCGCTTCGTCAAGTCCGGCACCATCGCCGGGTACGAACGTGTCTGCATGACCCCCGCGCAGTGGGATGAAGCGCGGCTGGACAGCAAGGCCAATTTCGAGGAACTTCAGGGCAAGGGGTGGAAGCAGGGCATGTAA
- a CDS encoding energy transducer TonB, protein MRVVAVLALTLATTMPAMAETARTDIGNAAVLQKLYPPRALAAGEQGVVGFEVALDKAGHPTSCQVVKSSGFPRLDAETCTVITQHAAFGTNAGVGSGSSTHRGEIAWTLPAGVAASTKTVAMNAVTDKIVCRRVPVTGSNARYERVCMSRAQWQESREDNKANYEELQGKGFKQGM, encoded by the coding sequence ATGCGTGTTGTTGCCGTACTCGCCCTCACCCTCGCCACCACCATGCCCGCGATGGCTGAGACGGCGCGCACGGATATCGGCAATGCCGCGGTCCTCCAGAAGCTCTACCCGCCGCGCGCCCTTGCCGCTGGCGAGCAGGGCGTGGTCGGGTTCGAGGTAGCGCTCGACAAGGCCGGCCATCCGACGTCCTGCCAGGTCGTGAAGAGCAGCGGCTTTCCGCGCCTCGATGCGGAAACCTGCACCGTGATCACCCAGCATGCGGCGTTCGGCACCAACGCGGGCGTCGGATCGGGCAGCAGCACCCACCGGGGTGAGATCGCCTGGACGCTTCCGGCCGGGGTCGCCGCCTCGACCAAGACCGTCGCCATGAACGCCGTCACCGACAAGATCGTCTGCCGCCGCGTGCCGGTGACCGGCTCCAACGCCCGGTACGAGCGGGTCTGCATGTCGCGCGCTCAGTGGCAGGAGAGCCGCGAGGACAACAAGGCCAATTACGAAGAGCTGCAGGGCAAGGGCTTCAAGCAGGGCATGTAA